The genomic window GAGTGCTTTTTAAATCTTTTTGGAAAAACTAAAAGCAAGGGTAAATTGCTTGAAATAGCATTTTTTGCAAGTTTAATCATGTGCTTTGTTTTATAAACTGATATAAAATCATATATTGCAAGGGCTAAAAGTAGAATTATTATATATGGTATTGGTAGAGATGAAAATATTGCTATTATACCAGATGCAAGGAAAATACCGAATATATTTATAATATACCATTTAGGATATTTTATCAGAAGAAAAATCATAAAAATTGAAAAAATAATTGAAAAAATAAAAGAATAATGGCTGTTTATAAAATGGAAAAAAGCATCAAATATGGAAATAGATGTAATAAAAAAGAAAAATAAGAAAATATATTTTACAAGCTTTTCTCTGTATTTTAAAATTAAAAGAATTACGAAGGTGAATATAAGTATTGAAGAAATTATTATAAAAATATTTGCAGGATTTTCTGGATTTTCTATTGTATAGCCTTCTTTATGAAATGAATCTGCTACAATACAGGCGAGAAATTGGGAAATTATGAAAGCGAAAATAATTCCTATCTGTGCAATGTATTTTTTCATAATAAATTCATTAATTTAAATATCGCCTCTAATATTTTCAAAAAAATATTCTCTCTGAAAATTGGTATTGAAATGCTCGCTGGCTCACTCCATTCACTTATTCCTCCATATTCATCCTTTGCTATAACTTTTACAATATAAATCCCTCTCTTTTCCCATGAATGAGTTGCATTTACAGTTTCATTTGCAATGAAGGGACCAATCCAATCGCTCACATTTCCATCTCCCCAGTTCCATTTATAATAAATTGCATCTCCTTCTGCATCAATTGCAAATGTTGAAAAAGAATATTCGTTTTTTATTCTTCCTTTGTTTGAGCCAGCTGGCTTCTGCGGCTTTTCTGGCGGGCTATTCACATGCAGATTTATGGAAGGGTCACCGAAAAGATTTAGCTGGTAGTAGCACCATCTCATCATCGAGCGATTTATTAAATATAGGTTATCCTCTTTTGAATCCTGATTTGCCTTGCCTATACTGAATATTTTCTCTCCAAAAATTGCATCAACAAACTCACGATGGTAGCGCTGCGAATCACCGTCTGTGCGATATGACCAGAAAAAGCCATAGCGAGCGTTCATTATGCAAGCAAATGCTCCATTCTCACTTTTTGTGAGATATTCTGCCATGCAATCGTCATAATCAAATGCCCCCGCATAGCAACCCTGCGAATAAATGAGGCAATATTTATTATTTTCAAGCCCTTCAACATCTTCCGGCATTAATCTCATGTTATAGTTTGTGCTTGAATGCCCGAGGTGATGTATCATATGGGTTCCTCTATTTATAACATTTAAAATATCTTCTTTATTCCAGTAGCCATCTTCACCATCATACAATTTTGTTATATTATAGCTTAAAGGTATTCCTTTTGTGCTATATCCGTCATCATTGCACTCTCCTATGAGTTGCTCAAGATAATTTCCTCCATAACTTGCAATTCCATAATCTCCAAGATATTCACCAGCAAGACATATTTCATTCAGATAAATCTCATCTATTTTTGTTTTATCATATTCTATTGTTTTTTCCACAAAATTTTTTGCTTCCTGCAAACTATTTACACAAGCCCTCCCAACATATACCTCTGCAATTAAATCTACATCCTTGCCATTCTCCCCATCTGTTGGCTCACCCCATTTATCATCCTTATCATAATTGAATGTCCCATCAAGACAAGCATAGTATAAATCAGTTGGCATAAAAGTTTCATAGGGGTCAACATTTTCATCAAGTCCATAAACCCATAGCATTTTTGCTGGAATAATATCTATATCCCCACCGAGCAAAACATATTCAATTCCATAGTTAATATAGGCATTTCTTATATAATCCCTTAATTTATCTGCATCATACCCAATATCTTCAATTTTTTCAACAATTGTTTTTATCCCCCTGCTTTCCTTATATTCTTTCAATTCATTAAAATTGCTTTCAAGTTTTTTATTTGTAATAATTAATAGCTCATATGATTGAGACAAATCATTCGTTTTATATGTATTTAAAACTTCGGGATTATCCACTTTTTTAACCACTTCTTTTTTATCCTTTTCAACTCCTCTGAAAAGAGGATTAACTTTTCCTTCGCATAATTCAACTTCAATTGTTATCTCCTTGTAGTAAAAAATTTCTCCAGAAGAAGGTATATATTGCACTGGATGAATGGCGAGCACAAGGATATTATAGCCCCTGAAAGAATATGTTCCTATTTCAGTAAAAATTTTTCCAGGATAAACATTTAAATTGAAATTTTTAAATGGAAAGATTTTTTCACTTCCTAAAGGAATGGATTTTTCAACGGGCATCAAATTATACCCCTTTCCAAGAGAAATTTTTTCTCCTGCAAATGCATTTATTTTTTTGACATATTTACCTTGGGGTAAAAGAATATATGAAGGGTATGCAGGCAGAGCGGGCTCACCAGAATTTCCATAAGTAGAAGATTTTTCCAGATATACCTCATCATATAAGATGTTATTGCACATAATTTTTTTTAAAACAGGTTGAGAAAATGAATATTTTATTTCCATTTTATCCTTTGCCAAACTTATGCTAGGGAGAAAAAGAAGTATTGCTAATATTATTGCAATTTTATTCATGCATTGTAAATAAATCTCAAATTTAAATATAACTAATTCATTTATTCTCATGATTGAAAAACCTCGCGGAACAAGGGACTTTCCTCCAGAAGAAATGAAAAAAAGAAGGGCAATTGAGAAAAAGCTGAGAGAAATATTTGAGAGATATGGATATGAGGAAATAATGACCCCCACAATAGAGCATCTCGAACTTTTTACCCTGAAATCTGGAGAAGGAATAATAGAAGAAACATATGCCTTTGAGGACAAGGCGGGAAGAAAGCTCGCCCTGCGCCCCGAGCTGACGGCGCCAGCCATGAGGATGTATGTTGAGAGGTATCAGATGGAAGCAAAGCCAATCAAGTTTTATTATTTTGGAAATTGCTTTAGGTATGACAGACCTCAGCAGGCGAGATACAGGGAATTCTGGCAATTTGGTTGCGAGCTTATAGGGAGTGAAACGCCGGAGGCAATTGCAGAGCTTATAGCACTTGCATATAACTCACTGAAAGAAGCGGGGTTGAAAAAAATTGTGCTAAGGGTAGGAAATCTTGATATTTTAAGGAGATTTCTTGATGGAATAGGGGGAAATTTTCCGGAGATAATGAGGCTTATAGATAAAAAGGATTTTGAATCGCTCAAGAAAAAAATTGATAAGTTTGATGAATTCATGGATTTTATAAAAATAAATGATTTAAATGAACTGAAATTTGAAGAAGCAAAAAGAATGAAGGAGATAATTGAATATATTGAAGTTTTTGGTATTCCATATAATATTGATTTGTCAATAGCAAGAGGTCTTGAGTATTACATTGGAACTGTTTTTGAAATAGATGCTCCCTCACTTGGAGCGGAAAAACAGATATGTGGGGGAGGAGAATATAGCATTGTCCCAATTCTTGGAGGAAAAAAAATTCCTACAAGTGGTTTTGCAATCGGTTTTGATAGAGTTTTGATTGCTCTTGAAAGAGAAAATTTTAAGATAGATGGAAATGGGGAAAAATTTTATGTAGCATATATAGGAGAGATGCTCAAGGAAGCTTTAAATCTTGCAAATAAGCTCAGAAAAAATGGACTAAGAATTGATGTTGAATTGATGAGGAGGAATATTTCAAAATCTCTTGAATTTGCTGATAAAAAAGGAATAAAAAAAGTAATTATTGTTGCACCGGATGAATGGAAAAAGGGAAAAATTATTTTAAAAAATCTTGAAAGCGGTGAGCAGAAAGAATTAAAAATTGAGGAAATTGAAAAGCATCTTATTTCTTCCTAACAATAAGGCGGTAGCCATCCTTTCCAGTGATAACAAGTTTCTCTCCTTTTTTAACATCTTCTTCAGAAATTGCATTCCATAACTCCCCTCTGAATAAAATCTTTCCATCTTTTCCAGCTTTTATATTTTCATATGCCTCGCATTCCTCTCCTATTAGCAAACCTATTTCTGGCTTCTTTCCCCATATTTTTAATATTTTGTAAATTATAAAAAGGAAGAATAAGATAAAGATAAGAATTATTGCCAGCGATATTGCTGTTGAAATTTTGGAGCAAAATATTAAGGGATAGAGGAATATTATAGCCACTATTAATGCAATAAATATCACTATTTTAGCCATCCTATTCCTTCTTTAATCCCTTTGCAATTCCGACCATTTTTCCAATTTCTGTTCCACCAGCAACAACTATCAAATTTTTCTCCCTTGCAATTTCAGATAAAGTTTGAAGTTCCCTCAACTTCATTGCTGAAGGGGATTTATCATATAATTTCGCAGCCT from Thermoplasmatales archaeon includes these protein-coding regions:
- a CDS encoding PKD domain-containing protein, translated to MNKIAIILAILLFLPSISLAKDKMEIKYSFSQPVLKKIMCNNILYDEVYLEKSSTYGNSGEPALPAYPSYILLPQGKYVKKINAFAGEKISLGKGYNLMPVEKSIPLGSEKIFPFKNFNLNVYPGKIFTEIGTYSFRGYNILVLAIHPVQYIPSSGEIFYYKEITIEVELCEGKVNPLFRGVEKDKKEVVKKVDNPEVLNTYKTNDLSQSYELLIITNKKLESNFNELKEYKESRGIKTIVEKIEDIGYDADKLRDYIRNAYINYGIEYVLLGGDIDIIPAKMLWVYGLDENVDPYETFMPTDLYYACLDGTFNYDKDDKWGEPTDGENGKDVDLIAEVYVGRACVNSLQEAKNFVEKTIEYDKTKIDEIYLNEICLAGEYLGDYGIASYGGNYLEQLIGECNDDGYSTKGIPLSYNITKLYDGEDGYWNKEDILNVINRGTHMIHHLGHSSTNYNMRLMPEDVEGLENNKYCLIYSQGCYAGAFDYDDCMAEYLTKSENGAFACIMNARYGFFWSYRTDGDSQRYHREFVDAIFGEKIFSIGKANQDSKEDNLYLINRSMMRWCYYQLNLFGDPSINLHVNSPPEKPQKPAGSNKGRIKNEYSFSTFAIDAEGDAIYYKWNWGDGNVSDWIGPFIANETVNATHSWEKRGIYIVKVIAKDEYGGISEWSEPASISIPIFRENIFLKILEAIFKLMNLL
- a CDS encoding histidine--tRNA ligase; this encodes MIEKPRGTRDFPPEEMKKRRAIEKKLREIFERYGYEEIMTPTIEHLELFTLKSGEGIIEETYAFEDKAGRKLALRPELTAPAMRMYVERYQMEAKPIKFYYFGNCFRYDRPQQARYREFWQFGCELIGSETPEAIAELIALAYNSLKEAGLKKIVLRVGNLDILRRFLDGIGGNFPEIMRLIDKKDFESLKKKIDKFDEFMDFIKINDLNELKFEEAKRMKEIIEYIEVFGIPYNIDLSIARGLEYYIGTVFEIDAPSLGAEKQICGGGEYSIVPILGGKKIPTSGFAIGFDRVLIALERENFKIDGNGEKFYVAYIGEMLKEALNLANKLRKNGLRIDVELMRRNISKSLEFADKKGIKKVIIVAPDEWKKGKIILKNLESGEQKELKIEEIEKHLISS
- a CDS encoding NfeD family protein translates to MAKIVIFIALIVAIIFLYPLIFCSKISTAISLAIILIFILFFLFIIYKILKIWGKKPEIGLLIGEECEAYENIKAGKDGKILFRGELWNAISEEDVKKGEKLVITGKDGYRLIVRKK